The genomic interval agaccatctcacataaatttttgccttTATGAATTCAACTAAATCACAGCCGATgactcaataaaaatcttaatagaTCAAGAAAAGCAGTGTGCAAAGGATTATCTCATTCTCTGAGCGAAGAGATCAGGGACCTTATAGTTGCACATACTTTTTTCCCTAATTCATGAGGAGGGGGCTACTCCAAGATCATACTtttatgagtgagtctcatgtgagaccgtctcacgggtcataatccgttagacgggtcaaccctaccaatattcacaataaaaagtaatactcttagcataaaaggtaatactttttcatgggtgacccaaataagagatccgtctcataaatacgacccgtgagaccgtctcacacaagtttttgcctacttTTATAACACAGCCGTTATTTCCGGCCGGCATAGAAGTCTCTCGTGCGTGCGAAGGAGATTACGTATAGTAATATCGATCGTCTATGACAAAAAAAACAAGTAATTTATTTATGGATATTATTAGGAAGGTTGTGCATAGCTAGTCTAGTCTCAAGCGAATATTCGCTTCTAATCTCTCGTAGACAAATGATAAAAAATTACTTAATcccgattttttttatatatatatatagaaagaaGGTAGGATTCCTGCTTTAGTAAGCCTTTCAAATTGGTTAGAGGAATGAAATCGAAACCATATggataaatttaaacttaggCCGAGGAATCATATTGTGAATGAATTTATGTTATAAtcataattttatgaaaaaatctaaatttcgAATATATTTCAATTAACTTATTTAAGCCATGTCTACGACTTTTCTCTAAATTTTTAAAGAGGCgctctcatgtgagaccgtctcacggatcttaaccTGTGAGACGGATTTACcctatcaatattcacaataaaaagtaatactcatagcataaaaagtaatactttttatgaatgacctaaataatagatctgtttcacaaatacgacccatgagaccgtcttatgtaaatttttgtcatttttaagagtgataataaattttataattatggtCGTAATTTCGATTTTATTGTTCAAAGATCCCGAGGGCAAAACCGTCCGATGACAACCAACAAACTCCCCCCTGAAAATGGTGTTCCCGCCCACTTCACACTTTGCAACCTGTACTCAGCTCCATTAATGGCGATTCCTCTCCGATTTCagctcctcctcctcctcctacttctcatcctcataTCCCTTTTCATCTCCGCCGCCGCAGCCCCGCCTTTAATCCAGGAGGTAACTCCTTCCATCTTGGCCAACTTACTCTCCACACTCGGCTTCCAGAAACTCTCCACCGCCAATCTCTCCGCTTCCAGTCCTATCACCATCTTCGCTCCCTCTGACGCCGCCGTTTCCACCTGCCCTACCTGCTCTCTCCACCTCCTCATTCGAGAATTCTCCCTACCAGGCCTCTACCCGCTGCAATTCCTCCAATCCCTGGTCTTCGGTACCAAAATCGAAACCCTAGCCCCCCATCGCTGCCTCACTATCACCACTGCCGCCACCGCAGACCATAACAAGAACAAGGTGTACGTAAACGGCGTGGAGATCGCGCGGCCCGACCTATTCAACGACGGAACAGTCCTCGTCCACGGTCTCCAAGGCTTCGTCTCGCACCTCTCTCCACTCTCATGCAACGTAGAACTCATGACGTCGCTCTCCTTCCCTTTCCCCTCGCTCCCTACGTTAGCATCGTCTCCGTCTCCGTCTCCTTCTCTAATGCCGCTCATGTTAAAGGACGCTATTCTCCGCCTGCAGACCATAGGGTACGGAGTCGTTTCTATGGCTCTCCGATTCAGGTACCCGGAGCTTGTTGAGCTGAAGGCCATGACCGTCTTCGCGGTCGACGATAACTCCATTTTCACCGGCGAAGGCAGCATCTACTTGTCGAATTTTTTACATCATGTAGTACCGAACAAGAGGCTTACCGCGGCGGATCTGGTGACTTTACGTCTGAAAACATCGTTGCCGACGATGGAAGCCGGACAGGATCTGGTGGTGACCACCGCTGGTGGCGGAGGAACTTTGACTCCGATGAAGATAAACCACATGAAGCTCGTGACCATTGATCTGATGCACAATGCTAAGATGGTAATCCATGGAATCTCTTCTCCTTTCCCGCGCGTGCAACAATATCAAGAGGCGGAGAGTGATGCAGAGATCCAACGGTCGAGATGTGGTCGATTGGATTGGGATGGTGGAATCTGTGTGATCGATGGCCAGGGGCGGGGTGGTCTTCAATCGACGGCGGATGTCCAAGATCACGATCGTGGTCTTTGACATCAGGCCGTTAATTCACTGAATATTTGAGTGCTTGTAGCTTCATCAAACGGTTCAAGTGGTTCGAAATAAATGTTCTTGTTAATACCTCTCTGCACGGATATTTTCTAATTTTGATGCAAGATGAATTACACTTTATCGACGTTTTACATATAATAAGAAAATAAGATCAATTATTTGATATATCTATATTTATTAGacatgattataattaattgtatatattatatatgtatcatattcaaaattatatattatataaatattttaataatgaaATTTGGTTGGTACATTATCATCAATAGTTTCAGACTCGTACCTACAAAATTTAAGTATAATTTGGGTATCAAACCATCCATAATTGGGATTATTTCACCCTGCCCCGCTGCCcgtgcaggcagtgcctgcacgggaagagaacggcccggatcactccacatgagtgatcTGAGCCCACCAccatgtattaaaaaaaaaaaaattggctcgGATTTTTCCGAGCCGTTAGATCTACCCTGCGGGCACTGCCCGCAGAGGTAGGGTCTACTTTACCACATAATTGAATAGTTGCAAGGGATGTAAATATTCAGagccaaaaaaaaataaaaaaatcagctTCATGTTAGATAGTTCGAATAAGCTATATGCCAATTAATTCacctaatataaaaaaattaaacccCAATTGTGCAAGACTATACATCCTTAAGCTAGTTTTCCTCTCCGCCATCTTTGAAGGAcgaactgaaaaaaaaaaacccagacGGCGAGACGGGGTGTTGGGGAAGAAACCTACTACCATTGGATAAAATGAACAGAAAAACATGAGAGATCTAGATCTAAACCTTCTTTCTAAGAACAATAATCATAGAATAAACTATCCACACCCAACATGAGAGCCTGATTCCATCAAGTTTGGTACAAGCTCAAGATCGAGAAATTTATTCCATAAAAGACTGCCGAATTCTtgacccaaaaaaaaaagttcgCCTATCCATTTGTCACCAAATTTCTTTGGGAAAGATGATCACTTTTAGTGATCAACTTCCTCGATGAAACTCCGCAGGCAAGTTTAGATCAAACACACTGCCTCCAGAACTTCCTTTTCTACCCCGCTTCCATGACGGCTTTTGTCTCTTGTTTGAAGTCCCAGACGCGGTTGCTCGCCCTGCTTCTAGTACGTCTCCTGAAAAACAACGGAAAGTGTCGACTGTCAACAGCAAGCGCTGCAATTAATTTGGACACTCGCaggaaatcataacaattaagAATACTTCACCAACAGGAAAGCACGACAATCAGGAATAGGTGTGTTGAAAGCTACATCAAAAGGTCGCAACAGAACTACGTGACAGATACATAACCATTGTTTGTgaccaacacacacacacacacacacacacatatattggAGATCATTGTTTGTGATATTGATTATCGCTACTAGGGTGAATTCTTGAAGTTCACCTTTTTTTACCTAGAATCTTTTAAACGAAAATTATTTTGAGACCCTCATTTGGCAGTTTACAGTATTTACTGTAAGGATCTCTCACTCTACATAATACTATAAATTCTTTCCATGTGTTTCCTCAGACATTAATCCCAAGCAAGTTCCCATCATTTTTACCATCTAGGTGCTCCACAGTTTTACGATCATTGTATCCACCTGCTTGAGCACTTGATACAACCGTGAGCTCTTCAGCCTTCTCAATGCCTTTTGACTGGTATGGAGCTATGTTGTGAGTAGTGAATTGAAGAGAACCCAACAAATCATTCTCAATACATTCATACCTGCAAGATAAGGGAGAGAGTAAGCTTCAATATTTCTCGTGAAATTTAGGCAGCAATCTTCAATACCTACATCTTTTGGCAGAGGTTATCAGTAATTGATGAGAGATTAATGATTTGCATCCTTATACGCATCACTCGTTTTTCAGAATACTCATCAAATGGCTCCTCAAGAAGTTTCGATAGTTTCTCAACATTTGACTCGAGCTGCTGTTGCTGGTCCTCGAACAAATTCTTTTTAATTTCCCTTTCCTCATTGGTCATTTCATCCATAAATAAGTCATCGCCAAACATGTAGAATGCAaatggatatgaatatgaaagAGACCTTCTTGATCGAAAGAGCCTGTGAAGCCCATTTGCAACCCAGGTGAAATCTCTTAGTTTGGAATCCTTTGCTTCCAAAGttgatattttttcatttatAGTATCACTCAGTCGAGATTCCTGCTTAAAGGAGTCCGTATGAGCTTTATAGCGATTATGATAATGCATGTATCTGTAAAGATCTCGCTTTGCACACTCAGCATTTTTCTCATTATCTTCTTTGTATCGCCCACAGCTGTGATTAGCAATATGGGACCATGTATGCTCTCGGCCTGTAGCTCCACCACACAGCCAACTGTAGAAAGCACAAGGGTAAGCCACAACATGAAATGGTAGCATTTTcactagaaaaaaaaaaattagattaaCTAACCAACAAGCCTGCGAAAGTTAATGGCATTATTCCTATGTAAACAATAGAAAATTATGGCACAAAATTAGATATTCTGGAGGACCTTATCCACACAGAACATCTGCTATTAAGGTGCAAACAGGAAAGAATATCTGCCAAGACAATTCTCCAACATGATAGTCATGGAGTTTGAAAGTCTTGTCAgaaacaaattacataaaggtaCAAACGGAAAGTCAAAGGTAATGGTGTCATAAAACTAAGTTAGAAAGCTCATAGGCGACAATGTCTTATATGTAACTTACCAAAAAGAATGTGTTATTTGCAATATCAAACCTCCAAAAAATCTCTGTCCAGCCTAATACATGCCAAATATCAGTGTTTATCTTGTTTACACACTACCACCAGAACAGCTTTTCCAATACAAAAAACCAAATGCAGGATACTGCTTTACATTAATGAAGTAAAACACATATAATAGAAAGCATCATCATTGCCACGTGCCACAACTTGGAATTTATTAAACCCCCTCTTAAAATATGCTTCACGTTCATTGACCCTTCAGATTAGCAAATTTGAAGCTGAGTCCGgataaaaaaaatgagaaattGGGCATCATGGAAATGTGCCATCAAAATTAGTTGCTGTGTAGCTCTTCTACTTGCTCCAGATAAGCTAAAAgaataaaagaagaaaagaaggaaaacaAGGAGATTTCCTAAACTTGCCACACAAAAAGTAAAAATGAATAGGCGAGATAGGAATGGAATCTAATTTCCACACTGCGTATACCCCCAAAAAAGGAGGGGTGAGACTGTCTAATCATAAGACAAAAGCGAAATTGATAAAGAAACATTTCTCAGCAGCATTACATGCTATTGTGTCAATATACATTAAGTAGCATACATGAGGAAGGAACTTTAGCAAGAATTCTTACCAAAATGCTTGCCCGCATATACAACAAACTAAATTACACCCACCATTCTTCTCAACAGGTTTGTGACACTTAGGACACGGCTTGGTATGTACAGAAATCCAATTAACTGTCTCAGATTCATCTCGGCATTTCTTTGTCCATAGTTCCCACATCAAGCATGAGCAAGGGGAATGAGCTTCTGATAAGCAACTGAAACAAAATTGTGAACCACAAGAACATTCAACCTCACAAAATTCATCATTTTCTACCCGTATTGCATTCCCACAATGTGGTGTGCTGGGACACCATTTCACCATTTTATTGTCTTCAATGTATGACTCAAGGAGAAATCTTTCAAATTTCTCAGCCAAATCAGGGTGTTTGACGCTAACTAGTTTTCTGACAATAGCTTCATCACAGATAGCGTTGCATTTATGGGCCATACACTTGATCCGTTTGCTCTGCCCATCATTTATTTTCACAACAAAATGCTCCGTCCAACCTGAAAAATTTTAATACTAAATACTAGATGTTTCCACAATTTACTATCCTGAGCACATGTAAATCTAGAAAACAGAAAAGCTGGAAAACGAGGCACTGAAAAACACAAAACTAACTACATCACTGTACAGAGGAATAGCAGGAACTATTACAGGATGTCATTTTACCCAATACAGACTGCCCTTGAACATAACCCCAATAAAAGGAAAGGGTGCTTACAATTGTCACAAAAGCAATGCCCGCAGTCCATTGTGGTTACCTCTTGTGCAGGGACATCATCCGTACATATATCACACGTCATTGCTAAGGAAGGCTCAAGTGGATCAAGGTCAACAAATTTGTCTGCTGTGACACCTGCTTCAGAAAACAAGAAAGCTTTTCCCTTTTCAACATACACTGCAATCAATTTCTCAACGTCCCAACGATGATGAATGAGAAGAGTTCTGGCATGCTGTTCTCTTAGTGATATTAAGTCCATTACTCTTTGCAAATCTTCCCTCTGCATGGATGAAAAACAACCTCATTCTTCAGGTCAGCATGACATATACGCCACCAATTTGTTCTTCTAATTTGACCTTACAGGATTAAGAAACCACACTGAGCACATCTCCATCTCATATTTGATAAGTCACTTGTCTAAGTCTTAAAATGACGAATTACATTTGCGGTTTGCATTTTAAAATCAGTAAAAAATCACCCAAATCAATATGCTTAGGGGCATGGAAGGTTTTAAGATGTAATTTGAATAATTGAGTATAAGAAGAAACTGTGAAGCATAAAAATAGTCATGCAGAAGATAAAAAATGACAAAGTATACCAAGTGTGcacacaaaagaaaagaaacaacacTATACCTGTGCGGCCAAGAGAGACTCTTTCGTGATTACCTGCCAAaggcaataaaaaaaaaatcagtaaaCAGCTCTCAACCATTATACCAACAAGATAAGATTCATTCCACTGTAGAAATCCACTTTTCATTGAAGTAAGAGGACCCTGCAGGGCTGAAACGTGAAAAAGTCGGCCAGAAATAAGAATGGACTCCCATCTCCATGAAATGATAAACCAAATAACATGAAGGCGATTCAACAGGACTTAACGCCGAGGATAAATAAACAAAACCCAATTTTCCAAAAAAAGAAGAACACTCGAGATTCTCTCTTTAAAAGCACAGAATATCATCAAGAAGATAAGTACAGCCTTCGCTCTAATTACGAAAAAATCGCCCCCCGTATTTTTACTTCAAATGAAATTAATTAACATTCCTGACAAAGCAAATAATTCAACTAGAAGCTGATAAAACAGCGCCAGCT from Primulina eburnea isolate SZY01 chromosome 17, ASM2296580v1, whole genome shotgun sequence carries:
- the LOC140817691 gene encoding probable E3 ubiquitin-protein ligase ARI2 isoform X3; its protein translation is MAHKCNAICDEAIVRKLVSVKHPDLAEKFERFLLESYIEDNKMVKWCPSTPHCGNAIRVENDEFCEVECSCGSQFCFSCLSEAHSPCSCLMWELWTKKCRDESETVNWISVHTKPCPKCHKPVEKNGGCNLVCCICGQAFCWLCGGATGREHTWSHIANHSCGRYKEDNEKNAECAKRDLYRYMHYHNRYKAHTDSFKQESRLSDTINEKISTLEAKDSKLRDFTWVANGLHRLFRSRRSLSYSYPFAFYMFGDDLFMDEMTNEEREIKKNLFEDQQQQLESNVEKLSKLLEEPFDEYSEKRVMRIRMQIINLSSITDNLCQKMYECIENDLLGSLQFTTHNIAPYQSKGIEKAEELTVVSSAQAGGYNDRKTVEHLDGDVLEAGRATASGTSNKRQKPSWKRGRKGSSGGSVFDLNLPAEFHRGS
- the LOC140818487 gene encoding fasciclin-like arabinogalactan protein 21: MAIPLRFQLLLLLLLLILISLFISAAAAPPLIQEVTPSILANLLSTLGFQKLSTANLSASSPITIFAPSDAAVSTCPTCSLHLLIREFSLPGLYPLQFLQSLVFGTKIETLAPHRCLTITTAATADHNKNKVYVNGVEIARPDLFNDGTVLVHGLQGFVSHLSPLSCNVELMTSLSFPFPSLPTLASSPSPSPSLMPLMLKDAILRLQTIGYGVVSMALRFRYPELVELKAMTVFAVDDNSIFTGEGSIYLSNFLHHVVPNKRLTAADLVTLRLKTSLPTMEAGQDLVVTTAGGGGTLTPMKINHMKLVTIDLMHNAKMVIHGISSPFPRVQQYQEAESDAEIQRSRCGRLDWDGGICVIDGQGRGGLQSTADVQDHDRGL
- the LOC140817691 gene encoding probable E3 ubiquitin-protein ligase ARI2 isoform X1 — translated: MQREDLQRVMDLISLREQHARTLLIHHRWDVEKLIAVYVEKGKAFLFSEAGVTADKFVDLDPLEPSLAMTCDICTDDVPAQEVTTMDCGHCFCDNCWTEHFVVKINDGQSKRIKCMAHKCNAICDEAIVRKLVSVKHPDLAEKFERFLLESYIEDNKMVKWCPSTPHCGNAIRVENDEFCEVECSCGSQFCFSCLSEAHSPCSCLMWELWTKKCRDESETVNWISVHTKPCPKCHKPVEKNGGCNLVCCICGQAFCWLCGGATGREHTWSHIANHSCGRYKEDNEKNAECAKRDLYRYMHYHNRYKAHTDSFKQESRLSDTINEKISTLEAKDSKLRDFTWVANGLHRLFRSRRSLSYSYPFAFYMFGDDLFMDEMTNEEREIKKNLFEDQQQQLESNVEKLSKLLEEPFDEYSEKRVMRIRMQIINLSSITDNLCQKMYECIENDLLGSLQFTTHNIAPYQSKGIEKAEELTVVSSAQAGGYNDRKTVEHLDGDVLEAGRATASGTSNKRQKPSWKRGRKGSSGGSVFDLNLPAEFHRGS
- the LOC140817691 gene encoding probable E3 ubiquitin-protein ligase ARI2 isoform X2, which codes for MQREDLQRVMDLISLREQHARTLLIHHRWDVEKLIAVYVEKGKAFLFSEAGVTADKFVDLDPLEPSLAMTCDICTDDVPAQEVTTMDCGHCFCDNCWTEHFVVKINDGQSKRIKCMAHKCNAICDEAIVRKLVSVKHPDLAEKFERFLLESYIEDNKMVKWCPSTPHCGNAIRVENDEFCEVECSCGSQFCFSCLSEAHSPCSCLMWELWTKKCRDESETVNWISVHTKPCPKCHKPVEKNGGCNLVCCICGQAFCWLCGGATGREHTWSHIANHSCGRYKEDNEKNAECAKRDLYRYMHYHNRYKAHTDSFKQESRLSDTINEKISTLEAKDSKLRDFTWVANGLHRLFRSRRSLSYSYPFAFYMFGDDLFMDEMTNEEREIKKNLFEDQQQQLESNVEKLSKLLEEPFDEYSEKRVMRIRMQIINLSSITDNLCQKMYECIENDLLGSLQFTTHNIAPYQSKGIEKAEELTVVSSAQAGDVLEAGRATASGTSNKRQKPSWKRGRKGSSGGSVFDLNLPAEFHRGS
- the LOC140817691 gene encoding probable E3 ubiquitin-protein ligase ARI2 isoform X4 produces the protein MEDSVSGSEESLDGIENEDSDAQCASSKALESRVITKESLLAAQREDLQRVMDLISLREQHARTLLIHHRWDVEKLIAVYVEKGKAFLFSEAGVTADKFVDLDPLEPSLAMTCDICTDDVPAQEVTTMDCGHCFCDNCWTEHFVVKINDGQSKRIKCMAHKCNAICDEAIVRKLVSVKHPDLAEKFERFLLESYIEDNKMVKWCPSTPHCGNAIRVENDEFCEVECSCGSQFCFSCLSEAHSPCSCLMWELWTKKCRDESETVNWISVHTKPCPKCHKPVEKNGGCNLVCCICGQAFCWLCGGATGREHTWSHIANHSCGRYKEDNEKNAECAKRDLYRYMHYHNRYKAHTDSFKQESRLSDTINEKISTLEAKDSKLRDFTWVANGLHRLFRSRRSLSYSYPFAFYMFGDDLFMDEMTNEEREIKKNLFEDQQQQLESNVEKLSKLLEEPFDEYSEKRVMRIRMQIINLSSITDNLCQKMYECIENDLLGSLQFTTHNIAPYQSKGIEKAEELTVVSSAQAGGYNDRKTVEHLDGDVLEAGRATASGTSNKRQKPSWKRGRKGSSGGSVFDLNLPAEFHRGS